One Idiomarina loihiensis L2TR genomic window carries:
- the hisA gene encoding 1-(5-phosphoribosyl)-5-[(5-phosphoribosylamino)methylideneamino]imidazole-4-carboxamide isomerase, with amino-acid sequence MLIPALDLIDGKVVRLYQGDFAQKTEFDLTPLGQAQLYAQAGAEWLHLVDLDGAKDPDKRQQKLLAKLASDSGMKCQAGGGIRTTEDLEALFDAGIERAVIGSTAVNQPDTVKQWFQAYGGEKIVLALDVNIDQSGNAMVATHGWQQASTHTLDDILNRYLDLGCRHVLCTDISKDGTMTGTNVELYKRYKQLYPQVVWQASGGVSCLDDLKDLKAVNCDSVILGKSLLTGAFTMQEALACWQNA; translated from the coding sequence ATGCTGATACCTGCCCTGGATTTAATTGACGGCAAAGTGGTACGCCTATATCAGGGCGACTTCGCGCAAAAAACCGAGTTTGATTTAACCCCGCTGGGTCAGGCCCAACTCTATGCTCAGGCCGGTGCCGAATGGCTGCATTTGGTTGATTTAGACGGCGCTAAAGACCCGGACAAGCGCCAGCAGAAACTGCTGGCTAAACTAGCCTCAGATTCAGGTATGAAGTGTCAGGCTGGCGGCGGAATTCGTACAACCGAGGATTTGGAAGCCTTGTTTGACGCCGGTATTGAACGTGCCGTAATTGGTTCCACCGCGGTTAACCAGCCAGATACCGTAAAACAATGGTTCCAGGCCTATGGCGGCGAAAAAATTGTACTGGCGCTGGATGTGAATATTGATCAGAGTGGCAATGCCATGGTCGCTACCCACGGCTGGCAACAGGCCAGCACGCATACACTGGATGACATTCTCAACCGCTACCTGGATTTAGGCTGCCGTCATGTACTCTGCACCGATATCAGTAAAGACGGCACCATGACAGGCACCAATGTTGAGCTTTATAAACGCTATAAGCAGCTTTATCCGCAGGTCGTCTGGCAAGCGTCCGGCGGCGTCAGTTGCTTAGACGATCTTAAAGATTTGAAAGCCGTAAACTGTGACTCGGTTATATTGGGTAAGTCGTTACTTACCGGCGCTTTCACTATGCAGGAGGCATTAGCATGTTGGCAAAACGCGTAA
- the hisF gene encoding imidazole glycerol phosphate synthase subunit HisF: MLAKRVIPCLDVRDGQVVKGVKFRNHEIIGDILPLAKRYAESGADELVFYDITASADGRTVDKSWVERVAREINIPFTVAGGIRSVEHAQTMLSMGADKISINSPALLNPNLINTLVEEFGQQCIVIGIDSFYNEQSGEYEVHQFTGDESKSHKSAWQTKDWLQEVISRGAGEIVLNCMNQDGVRQGYDIAQLSALRGHCSVPLIASGGAGEIQHFVDAFQKAQVDGALAASVFHKNLFSISEVKAAMAANNIAVRPIEALQETT; this comes from the coding sequence ATGTTGGCAAAACGCGTAATCCCATGCCTGGACGTTCGCGACGGACAGGTAGTTAAAGGGGTGAAGTTCCGTAACCATGAAATTATTGGTGATATTTTGCCGCTGGCAAAGCGTTACGCAGAAAGCGGCGCTGACGAGTTGGTATTTTACGATATTACCGCATCTGCAGACGGCCGTACGGTAGATAAGTCCTGGGTTGAGCGGGTTGCTCGTGAAATCAACATTCCCTTTACCGTTGCTGGCGGTATTCGTTCGGTTGAGCACGCACAAACCATGCTATCTATGGGCGCGGACAAAATCTCCATTAACTCGCCTGCCCTGCTTAACCCAAATTTAATTAATACCCTGGTTGAGGAATTTGGTCAGCAGTGCATTGTTATTGGCATAGACAGCTTTTATAACGAACAGTCCGGTGAATACGAAGTGCACCAGTTTACCGGTGACGAAAGCAAGTCGCACAAATCGGCATGGCAGACCAAAGACTGGCTGCAGGAAGTCATTTCCCGTGGCGCCGGTGAAATTGTGTTGAACTGCATGAATCAGGACGGCGTGCGTCAAGGTTACGATATTGCACAGCTGTCGGCATTGCGCGGGCATTGCTCGGTGCCTTTAATTGCCTCAGGCGGAGCCGGCGAGATTCAGCACTTTGTTGATGCCTTTCAAAAGGCGCAGGTAGATGGTGCACTTGCGGCTTCGGTGTTTCACAAGAACCTATTCAGTATCAGCGAAGTGAAAGCCGCAATGGCAGCCAATAATATTGCGGTTCGCCCCATTGAAGCGCTTCAGGAGACGACATGA
- the hisIE gene encoding bifunctional phosphoribosyl-AMP cyclohydrolase/phosphoribosyl-ATP diphosphatase HisIE codes for MKIDLNNIDELAWEKMSGLLPCTVQHSLTGEVLMQAYMSTEAIKESLASGKTTFYSRSKERLWTKGESSNNYLRLEGIYSDCDYDALLVQAIPDGPTCHLGNRSCFAEAPKPLLHELDSLIASRKGADTNESYTASLFSKGLKRVAQKVGEEGVEVALAAATADKDELANESADLLYHLLVALRANELSLDDVLEVLAKRRG; via the coding sequence ATGAAAATTGATTTGAATAACATCGACGAGTTGGCCTGGGAGAAAATGTCAGGTTTACTGCCCTGCACAGTACAACACTCTCTAACCGGTGAAGTGTTAATGCAGGCCTATATGAGTACAGAAGCCATTAAGGAAAGCTTAGCAAGCGGTAAAACCACTTTTTACAGCCGCAGTAAAGAACGTTTATGGACTAAAGGCGAAAGCTCAAACAACTACCTCCGGCTTGAGGGCATCTATTCGGACTGTGATTATGACGCATTACTGGTTCAGGCTATACCCGATGGCCCTACCTGCCATTTAGGTAACCGCAGTTGTTTTGCCGAGGCACCTAAACCCTTGCTGCATGAGCTTGACTCGCTCATTGCCAGCCGTAAAGGCGCAGATACCAACGAAAGTTACACTGCCAGCCTATTTTCTAAGGGATTAAAACGTGTGGCTCAAAAAGTTGGGGAAGAAGGCGTGGAAGTCGCTCTGGCAGCGGCAACTGCCGATAAAGACGAGCTGGCTAATGAAAGCGCCGACTTACTCTACCACTTGCTGGTTGCGCTACGGGCCAATGAGCTTAGTTTGGACGATGTGCTGGAGGTATTAGCGAAGCGCCGCGGTTAA
- a CDS encoding MATE family efflux transporter, with product MNWWTNNKGEFNKLAKLTGPILVAQLTQMLMSVVDTVMAGRKGALDLAAVSVGGSIFVPATLLVFGLALALAPIISHLDGSNSHRRIANILQQGLYACAIVGVITLIGMSSAPWLLDIMEVEDDFRAITLDYLFYISWGIPGFVIYAVLRNFCEGLSNTMPSLIIGFIGLLINIPANYIFVYGKFGMPELGGAGCGLATAIVLWGMALSMVVYTFTAKRYKRLRLLRRWYRPNWDDVTYVIRIGFPISMSLFFEVSLFAAVALLIAPLGPTVVSAHQIALNISSLVYMVPLSISMAVTLRVGFALGAGNPKNAMLSFKLAMLFGGVFAGVNGLIMYLGGGWLASLYTPDKDIINLAATLMGLAAIFTVSDTFQAISIGTLRGYKDTKYPMILAFISYWPFGLTVGYILGLTDWVVPAMGAAGFWIGFISGLSVAAVLLSLRLRRVSRRYERKHFREQLNSAA from the coding sequence GTGAACTGGTGGACGAATAATAAAGGCGAATTTAATAAGCTGGCTAAACTGACCGGTCCTATTCTTGTGGCTCAGTTAACTCAAATGTTAATGAGTGTCGTGGATACGGTTATGGCTGGGCGCAAAGGGGCACTTGACCTAGCCGCTGTGTCGGTCGGCGGCAGTATTTTTGTACCAGCAACTTTATTGGTGTTTGGTCTGGCGCTGGCATTAGCGCCCATTATCTCTCATCTGGACGGTTCAAATTCGCACCGACGTATCGCCAATATACTGCAACAGGGCTTATACGCCTGCGCCATTGTCGGGGTGATTACTCTAATTGGAATGTCCTCGGCGCCCTGGTTGCTGGACATCATGGAAGTTGAAGACGACTTTCGCGCCATTACGCTGGACTATTTGTTTTACATCTCCTGGGGCATACCGGGCTTTGTTATTTACGCGGTACTGAGAAACTTTTGTGAGGGCTTGTCGAACACCATGCCGTCGCTGATCATTGGTTTTATCGGGCTATTGATAAATATTCCGGCAAACTACATTTTTGTTTACGGCAAGTTTGGTATGCCGGAACTGGGTGGCGCTGGCTGTGGGCTGGCGACAGCCATTGTTTTGTGGGGTATGGCGCTTTCAATGGTTGTTTATACCTTTACCGCCAAACGTTACAAGCGGTTACGTCTGCTCCGGCGCTGGTATCGACCTAACTGGGACGACGTTACCTACGTTATCCGTATCGGTTTCCCTATTTCCATGTCGCTCTTTTTCGAGGTCAGTCTGTTTGCTGCTGTGGCGTTATTAATTGCGCCGCTGGGGCCGACTGTGGTTTCTGCTCATCAAATTGCACTGAACATAAGTTCGTTAGTGTATATGGTGCCGCTGAGTATCTCTATGGCGGTGACTTTACGGGTTGGCTTTGCGCTGGGTGCGGGTAATCCGAAAAACGCCATGTTGAGCTTTAAACTCGCGATGCTGTTTGGTGGCGTGTTTGCGGGCGTTAACGGTTTAATTATGTATCTGGGTGGTGGTTGGTTAGCCAGCCTTTACACTCCTGATAAGGATATTATTAATCTGGCAGCAACGCTGATGGGGCTGGCGGCTATTTTCACTGTGTCGGACACCTTCCAGGCCATTTCCATTGGCACTCTGCGTGGCTACAAAGACACTAAATACCCAATGATATTGGCCTTTATTTCGTACTGGCCGTTTGGCTTAACCGTTGGTTATATTCTGGGGCTGACCGACTGGGTTGTGCCAGCCATGGGCGCGGCAGGCTTCTGGATTGGCTTTATTAGTGGCCTAAGTGTCGCAGCGGTACTCTTGTCATTGCGCCTACGCCGCGTATCCCGCCGATACGAGCGTAAGCATTTTCGTGAGCAGTTAAACAGCGCCGCTTAA
- a CDS encoding alpha/beta fold hydrolase, with protein MSELESGIHLYGEQQNPPVVLLHSSQSASSQWRALIKELTSTHFVIAVDLLGYGQAPNVEFTANFRLEQELPRIISAVEQLALSRPVQLVGHSYGGAVALKLALEKPFKISDVVVYEPVAFHVLPDDSPGMLEIQEISHAMHGKDAIECTRTFVDYWNDAGYFDALPERIQQIMVSQAAKVALDFDALLNEPRRLEDYRGVGQSVLLLQGEHTRRSAKAVAEALSTILPDVQRDSVGAGHMGPLTHPADVNQRILQFLRKQS; from the coding sequence ATGTCTGAATTAGAATCAGGTATTCATCTGTACGGCGAACAACAAAACCCACCGGTTGTTTTGTTGCACAGCTCGCAGAGCGCCAGTAGCCAGTGGCGGGCGTTAATAAAAGAGTTAACCAGCACTCACTTTGTTATTGCGGTTGATTTGCTGGGGTATGGGCAGGCGCCTAACGTTGAGTTTACGGCAAACTTTCGACTGGAGCAGGAACTGCCCCGTATTATTAGCGCGGTTGAGCAACTTGCGTTATCCAGGCCTGTGCAACTGGTTGGTCACTCCTACGGCGGCGCTGTTGCATTAAAACTGGCGCTGGAAAAGCCATTTAAAATTTCCGATGTGGTTGTCTACGAACCTGTTGCCTTTCACGTATTACCGGATGATTCTCCGGGAATGCTTGAAATACAGGAGATCAGTCACGCTATGCACGGTAAAGACGCAATAGAATGCACACGCACCTTTGTCGATTACTGGAATGACGCCGGATATTTTGATGCTTTGCCTGAACGCATTCAGCAAATTATGGTCAGCCAGGCTGCTAAAGTGGCTCTGGACTTCGATGCCTTGCTTAACGAACCCCGACGCCTGGAAGACTACCGCGGGGTAGGGCAAAGCGTTCTGCTGCTGCAGGGCGAACACACTCGTCGCAGTGCAAAAGCTGTCGCAGAGGCTTTATCGACGATACTTCCTGATGTTCAACGAGACTCCGTTGGAGCAGGGCATATGGGGCCTTTGACTCATCCGGCTGATGTGAATCAGCGTATCCTGCAATTTTTGCGTAAGCAATCCTAA
- a CDS encoding MAPEG family protein, with the protein MTSQLTITGFYAGILTLIYLVLAVNIIRLRWKHRVGLGTGEAEELNVAVRIHGNFIEYVPLALILFAMMEVQHAPIALLHGLGIALVVARLCHAIGLTRSVGVSLPRTIGVLTTFAVLLLAAGFGIGQFVGVSLL; encoded by the coding sequence ATGACATCTCAACTAACAATAACCGGCTTTTATGCGGGCATTTTAACGCTTATTTATCTTGTTTTGGCTGTGAACATTATCCGTTTGCGCTGGAAACACCGGGTAGGTTTGGGCACCGGTGAAGCGGAAGAGCTCAATGTTGCAGTGCGTATCCACGGTAACTTTATTGAGTATGTGCCTCTGGCGCTTATTCTGTTTGCTATGATGGAAGTACAACACGCTCCGATTGCTCTGCTCCATGGGTTGGGTATTGCGTTAGTCGTTGCTCGCTTATGTCACGCTATAGGGTTAACCCGCAGTGTCGGCGTGAGTTTGCCCCGCACCATTGGGGTATTAACGACTTTTGCCGTTTTATTGTTAGCTGCTGGCTTTGGTATCGGTCAGTTTGTTGGTGTCAGTTTATTATAA
- the adk gene encoding adenylate kinase, with amino-acid sequence MRIILLGAPGAGKGTQAQFLMNTFGIPQISTGDMLRSAIKSGSELGKKAKQVMDAGQLVSDDIIIELVKERIAEPDCQNGFLLDGFPRTIPQADAMRDNGIEIDYVLEFDVPDEIIVDRMSGRRVHPGSGRVYHVEHNPPKVEGKDDETGEDLVVRPDDQEQTVRKRLSVYHEQTEPLVEYYQKLSEEGKTEYHKIDGTQPVERVSEQLGDLLRK; translated from the coding sequence ATGCGCATTATTTTGTTAGGCGCCCCGGGAGCTGGAAAAGGAACTCAGGCACAATTCCTGATGAATACTTTTGGGATCCCTCAAATTTCCACCGGTGATATGCTGCGTTCAGCAATTAAGTCCGGTTCGGAACTGGGTAAAAAGGCCAAACAAGTTATGGATGCCGGACAGTTAGTGTCGGACGACATCATTATCGAATTGGTCAAAGAACGAATTGCAGAGCCAGACTGCCAGAATGGTTTTTTACTCGACGGTTTTCCAAGAACCATTCCGCAAGCCGACGCGATGCGCGATAACGGTATCGAAATTGATTACGTGCTGGAATTTGATGTTCCGGACGAAATTATTGTTGATCGCATGAGTGGTCGCCGTGTCCACCCTGGTTCCGGCCGTGTTTATCATGTTGAGCACAATCCACCGAAAGTGGAAGGCAAAGATGACGAAACGGGTGAAGATCTGGTTGTGCGCCCGGATGATCAGGAACAGACGGTTCGTAAACGCCTTTCGGTTTACCACGAGCAGACGGAACCTTTGGTAGAGTATTATCAAAAGCTGTCTGAAGAAGGTAAGACGGAGTATCACAAAATTGATGGTACGCAACCCGTTGAAAGAGTCAGTGAGCAACTGGGCGATTTGCTCAGAAAGTAA
- the htpG gene encoding molecular chaperone HtpG produces the protein MAEAGQMEKHGFQTEVKQLLHLMIHSLYSNKEIFLRELVSNASDAADKLRFKALSDNSLYGDDSDLHVRVSVDKDSRTITISDNGVGMTRDDVMNNLGTIAKSGTAEFFGQLSGDEAKDSKLIGQFGVGFYSAFIVADEVTVRTRSALDKDARGVEWRSQGEGDFEIADIDKARRGTDIILHLKDDADEFLDENRLRGIINKYSEHLSIPVQMWKEPVPESEDDEGNKVEGQPGEWETVNSGQALWTREKSDITDEEYKEFYKTVAHDFDEPLLWSHNKVEGTTEYTNLLYIPKRAPWDLWNREQQHGVKLYVKRVFIMDDAEQLMPTYLRFVRGLVDSNDLPLNVSREILQDNKITRAMRNGSTKKVLQMLKKLAKDDKEQYQQFWDTFGNVLKEGPAEDHTNRERIAELLRFASTHNDGAVQSVSLDDYIERMKEGQDKIFYIVADSYEAARNNPALEIFNKKGIEVLLLSERIDEWLMSHLTEFKEKQLQSVTRGDLDLGELDDEEDKAEQEKAEEAFKENLERFEKALGDKVKKVRVTNRLTNSPACIITDDNDMSTQMAKLMEAAGQAVPETKYIFEVNPEHPLVQRMLTKEDDTFKEWAEVLLDQATLAERGNLKDPASFVTRLNKLMLNA, from the coding sequence ATGGCGGAAGCCGGTCAAATGGAAAAACATGGATTTCAGACAGAAGTAAAACAATTGCTTCACCTGATGATCCATTCCTTGTATTCCAATAAAGAAATTTTCTTACGCGAATTGGTCTCTAATGCGTCCGACGCAGCAGATAAATTGCGCTTTAAAGCCTTAAGCGACAACTCTCTGTACGGTGACGACAGTGACCTGCACGTTCGTGTTTCTGTTGATAAAGACAGCCGCACTATTACCATCAGCGACAATGGCGTTGGTATGACGCGCGACGACGTGATGAATAATCTGGGAACCATTGCCAAGTCAGGCACTGCGGAGTTCTTTGGTCAGCTGTCCGGCGACGAAGCAAAAGACAGTAAGCTTATCGGTCAGTTTGGTGTTGGCTTCTATTCAGCCTTTATTGTTGCTGATGAAGTTACCGTAAGAACCCGTTCAGCATTAGATAAAGACGCTCGCGGAGTCGAATGGCGCTCGCAAGGTGAAGGCGATTTCGAAATTGCTGACATTGATAAAGCCCGTCGCGGCACGGACATTATTTTGCACCTGAAAGACGATGCCGATGAATTCTTAGATGAAAATCGTCTGCGCGGCATTATCAATAAGTATTCAGAACACCTGAGTATCCCGGTTCAAATGTGGAAAGAACCGGTACCTGAGTCAGAAGACGACGAAGGCAACAAAGTGGAAGGGCAGCCCGGTGAATGGGAGACTGTAAACTCAGGTCAGGCACTCTGGACTCGTGAAAAGTCAGACATTACGGACGAAGAATACAAAGAGTTCTATAAGACCGTAGCGCACGACTTTGATGAACCACTGCTGTGGAGCCACAACAAAGTTGAAGGCACAACCGAATACACTAATTTGCTGTACATTCCAAAACGCGCTCCGTGGGACTTATGGAACCGCGAACAACAGCACGGCGTTAAGCTTTATGTTAAGCGTGTTTTCATTATGGACGACGCTGAGCAGTTAATGCCGACTTACCTGCGTTTTGTGCGTGGTTTGGTTGACTCAAATGACTTACCGCTGAACGTTTCGCGTGAAATTTTGCAGGATAATAAAATTACCCGTGCAATGCGTAATGGCAGTACCAAAAAAGTACTGCAAATGCTGAAGAAGCTGGCAAAAGACGACAAAGAACAGTATCAACAGTTCTGGGATACCTTCGGGAATGTGCTGAAAGAAGGTCCGGCGGAAGATCACACTAACCGTGAGCGTATTGCCGAACTGCTACGTTTTGCTTCAACGCATAACGACGGTGCAGTGCAGTCAGTCAGCCTGGACGACTACATTGAGCGTATGAAAGAAGGTCAGGATAAAATCTTCTACATTGTTGCTGACAGCTACGAAGCCGCCAGAAATAACCCTGCACTGGAAATCTTCAACAAGAAAGGCATTGAAGTGTTGCTGCTTTCAGAGCGCATTGATGAATGGTTGATGAGCCACCTGACTGAATTTAAAGAGAAACAGTTGCAGTCAGTGACTCGAGGTGACCTTGATTTAGGCGAACTGGACGACGAAGAAGACAAGGCCGAGCAGGAAAAAGCCGAAGAAGCCTTTAAAGAAAACCTGGAACGCTTTGAAAAAGCCTTAGGTGATAAAGTTAAGAAGGTTCGTGTGACTAACCGCTTAACCAACTCGCCGGCCTGTATCATTACCGATGACAATGATATGAGTACGCAAATGGCTAAGTTGATGGAAGCCGCCGGTCAGGCGGTTCCTGAAACTAAGTACATCTTTGAAGTAAATCCAGAACATCCGTTGGTTCAACGCATGCTGACCAAAGAGGATGATACCTTCAAAGAATGGGCTGAAGTGTTATTAGATCAGGCCACTTTAGCGGAGCGGGGCAACCTGAAAGATCCAGCCTCCTTCGTTACCCGCCTTAACAAATTAATGCTTAACGCTTAA
- the recR gene encoding recombination mediator RecR, translating into MSISPAIDQLVENLKRLPGVGQKSAQRMAFHLLERDRGGASRLAESLQSAVEKVGHCECCRTLTEEPLCRICSNPMRRENGVLCIVETPADVLAIEQTSQFQGRYFVLMGHLSPLDGIGPADIGLDELERQLQSEPVEEIVLATNPTVEGDATAHYIADIAAQLNINTTRIAHGVPVGGELGYVDQTTLGHAFSGRKQFSR; encoded by the coding sequence ATGAGTATTAGTCCGGCAATCGATCAACTGGTCGAGAATTTAAAACGTCTACCGGGTGTTGGCCAAAAGTCAGCACAGCGTATGGCGTTCCATTTGCTTGAGCGCGATCGCGGTGGAGCCTCAAGGCTTGCCGAGTCTTTGCAGTCGGCGGTGGAAAAAGTCGGCCACTGCGAGTGTTGCCGGACCTTAACCGAAGAACCCTTGTGTCGCATTTGCAGCAATCCTATGCGGCGCGAAAATGGTGTGCTTTGTATTGTTGAAACACCCGCCGACGTATTAGCCATTGAACAGACCTCTCAATTTCAGGGGCGTTATTTTGTGCTGATGGGGCATTTGTCTCCGCTGGATGGTATTGGGCCGGCGGACATTGGTCTGGATGAGCTGGAGCGGCAACTGCAGAGCGAGCCGGTGGAAGAAATTGTGCTGGCGACTAACCCGACTGTGGAAGGGGATGCTACCGCGCACTATATTGCCGACATTGCCGCGCAATTGAATATCAACACCACCCGAATTGCTCACGGGGTGCCAGTAGGCGGTGAGCTGGGTTATGTCGATCAAACCACACTGGGTCACGCCTTCAGTGGCCGAAAACAATTTTCCCGATGA
- a CDS encoding YbaB/EbfC family nucleoid-associated protein, with protein MFKGGMGNMMKQAQQMQERMQQAQEEVANMEVTGEAGAGLVKITMLGNHNVKRVSIDPSLMEDDQEMLEDLIAAATNDAVRRVEETSKERMSEITGGMGLPPGFKMPF; from the coding sequence ATGTTTAAAGGTGGAATGGGTAACATGATGAAGCAGGCGCAACAAATGCAGGAGCGCATGCAACAAGCCCAGGAAGAAGTCGCCAATATGGAAGTGACCGGTGAAGCCGGTGCAGGCCTGGTTAAAATTACCATGCTGGGTAACCACAACGTAAAGCGCGTAAGCATTGACCCAAGCCTAATGGAAGACGATCAGGAAATGCTGGAAGACTTAATTGCTGCAGCGACCAACGATGCTGTGCGTCGCGTTGAAGAAACCAGCAAAGAGCGCATGTCTGAAATAACCGGCGGTATGGGTTTACCTCCGGGCTTTAAAATGCCTTTCTAA
- the dnaX gene encoding DNA polymerase III subunit gamma/tau: protein MSYQVLARKWRPSQFAEVVGQQHVLKPLEHALDKQRLHHAYLFTGTRGVGKTTIARILAKALNCEEGITATPCGKCSACLEIEQGRFVDLLEIDAASRTKVEDTRELLDNVQYRPTRGRYKVYLIDEVHMLSRHSFNALLKTLEEPPEHVKFLLATTDPQKLPVTILSRCLQFNLKALSNDDITQQLSYVLSQEQVQADSEALPLLARSARGSMRDALSLTDQAIAQGGGSVSIDSVRRMLGNVPVADIAALLESVLEGDAEAVMQRVDSMVSMVPDLSSVLVELQSLLHQLALVQQVPSAANVFENSDVLKPLLRRMPAELIQVFYRTVLEGRREQAYAIDARSGLEMTLLRLLCFRPAEKGDYNITEPDSSAVDMPESKLTAPAQEVTETEAGSVAEVTPQAGPEPQPEAELSEPMQPSYSEHEEPPEFNYSEPDDDAGFYHNDAPPYHMEEAAKSEPVPEPTADQTAEPTPEPAAQSSSGVADLLRVREQLAEKKNPDNSNKTLNSQTENSSPVALTVPAEAEPEAQPEHQPESKDELNEELPELNDDIREAAEVDKWSAMIAGMDISGLARQVLLNSELQKLGDDDWLILVAEEQKSLLNESTSQAVRESLAGLLGATARVDFKVGVPSQPTPLMVQQHINEYRHQRACEILHGDAGVQDLQQRFQAQIDESSIQAR, encoded by the coding sequence ATGAGTTATCAGGTACTGGCAAGAAAATGGCGACCTTCGCAGTTTGCAGAAGTTGTCGGCCAACAACATGTTTTGAAGCCGCTTGAGCACGCGTTAGACAAGCAGCGGCTTCATCATGCTTATCTGTTTACCGGTACCCGCGGGGTTGGTAAAACCACCATTGCACGAATCCTGGCTAAAGCACTGAATTGCGAAGAAGGTATTACGGCAACGCCGTGTGGCAAATGCAGTGCCTGTCTTGAAATAGAGCAGGGACGGTTTGTTGACTTGCTGGAAATTGATGCAGCATCAAGAACCAAAGTTGAAGACACCCGCGAGTTACTTGATAACGTCCAGTATCGGCCCACCCGCGGCCGCTATAAAGTGTACTTAATTGATGAAGTGCACATGCTGTCACGGCACAGTTTTAATGCTCTGCTGAAAACACTGGAAGAACCACCGGAGCACGTAAAGTTCCTGCTGGCGACCACCGATCCGCAGAAGCTACCGGTTACCATTTTATCGCGTTGTCTGCAGTTTAATTTAAAAGCCTTGTCGAACGACGATATTACGCAGCAGCTTAGCTATGTTTTATCGCAGGAACAGGTTCAGGCTGATTCCGAAGCGCTGCCACTGTTGGCTCGTTCTGCCCGTGGCAGTATGCGCGATGCGCTTAGCTTAACCGACCAGGCTATTGCCCAGGGTGGCGGTTCGGTTAGTATCGACAGTGTCAGACGTATGCTCGGCAACGTGCCCGTGGCCGATATTGCCGCATTACTGGAATCTGTTCTCGAAGGGGATGCAGAAGCTGTAATGCAACGTGTGGACAGTATGGTATCCATGGTACCGGACTTGAGTTCGGTGCTGGTCGAGCTACAAAGCTTATTGCATCAGCTGGCGTTGGTTCAGCAAGTACCCAGTGCCGCTAATGTGTTCGAAAACAGTGATGTCCTGAAACCATTATTGCGACGCATGCCGGCTGAACTTATTCAGGTTTTTTATCGCACGGTTCTGGAAGGTCGCCGCGAGCAGGCTTACGCTATAGACGCACGTAGCGGACTCGAAATGACTTTATTGCGGCTGCTGTGTTTCCGCCCGGCAGAAAAGGGCGATTACAACATTACTGAACCAGACTCGTCTGCTGTTGATATGCCTGAGTCGAAGCTAACGGCTCCTGCTCAGGAAGTGACTGAGACTGAAGCCGGGTCTGTAGCAGAAGTAACACCGCAGGCAGGACCAGAGCCGCAGCCTGAAGCGGAATTATCGGAGCCTATGCAACCGTCTTATAGTGAGCATGAAGAGCCTCCTGAATTTAATTACTCTGAACCGGATGATGATGCGGGCTTCTATCATAATGATGCGCCTCCGTATCATATGGAAGAGGCCGCTAAGTCGGAGCCAGTACCTGAGCCAACAGCAGATCAAACAGCAGAGCCAACGCCTGAGCCAGCGGCGCAGAGCAGTTCTGGCGTAGCCGATCTTTTACGCGTGCGAGAGCAACTGGCTGAAAAAAAAAATCCCGACAATAGCAACAAAACATTAAACAGCCAGACAGAAAACAGCTCGCCGGTGGCGTTAACTGTTCCGGCAGAAGCCGAACCAGAAGCTCAACCCGAGCATCAGCCGGAATCAAAAGACGAATTAAACGAAGAACTGCCAGAATTAAATGACGATATCCGCGAAGCCGCCGAAGTTGATAAATGGAGTGCCATGATAGCAGGCATGGACATTTCCGGGCTGGCTCGTCAGGTGTTGTTAAACTCCGAACTGCAAAAGCTGGGCGATGACGACTGGCTGATTCTGGTGGCTGAAGAACAAAAAAGTTTATTGAACGAATCGACCAGCCAGGCCGTCAGAGAGTCTTTGGCCGGGTTATTAGGGGCGACTGCAAGGGTAGACTTTAAAGTTGGCGTGCCGAGCCAGCCAACACCTTTAATGGTGCAACAGCATATCAATGAATACCGTCACCAGCGCGCGTGTGAAATATTACACGGAGACGCCGGCGTACAAGACTTACAACAAAGGTTTCAAGCGCAAATTGATGAGTCATCAATTCAGGCGCGTTAA